The region GGCTGGTGCATGCGCTGCTGGCCGACCCGCGCTTCGCCGGTGCCGCGATCATGCTCAACGATCTTCGCCTGTCGGACGGTAGCGAAGATCCACGGCTCGTCCGCTGCGAGGGCGACTTCGGCGATTCGCAAACCAGGGCGCGCCTCATCGCGGATAGGCCCGATCTGGTGTTTCATCTCGCCGGCCTATTGGGCGGGGCGGCGGAGGCCGACTATCCGGCGGCACGCCGCGTCAACATCGATGCCACGCTGGCGTTTCTCGAGGCGCTACGGAACGAGGACGCGCCGCCGCGCGTGGTATTCGCGAGTTCGATCGCCGTCTTCGGCCCACCTTTGCCCGACGCGATCGACGACGACACGATCCCGTTGCCGACGATGATCTACGGCGCGCAGAAGCGCATGATGGAAATCGCCGTCGAGCAGTTCAGCGCACGCGGCTGGATCGATGGACTGGCCCTGCGCCTGCCCGGCATCGTCGCCCGGCCGGGGGCGGATGCCCGGTTGAAATCGTCCTTTCTCAACACCCTGTTCCCTCGCTTCGCCGCCGGCGAGGCGATCACGCTGCCGGTCCGGGCGGCGGGCACCACGTGGTTGATATCGGTACAGGCCTGCGTCGCGGCGCTGCTGCATGCCGGCACGATCGACCGCGACCGGCTGGCGCGGCGGCGGGCGATGACGCTGCCCGCGCAGCGCGTCCGCTTCGACGATCTCGTCTTGGCGCTCGCACGGCGCTTTCCGGAGAGCGGGGCGCACGTCGATTATGCCCCCGATGAGGCGATCGAACTGCAATTCGGCAGCCAGCCTCCGCTGACGACCCCGCTCGCCGACGCGCTGGGCTTCGTTCATGATGGCGATATCGACGTGCTGGTGGCGCGCGCCATGGAGAGCTGCGCGTGAAGCTAGCCACGATCGCCGACGGAACGCGCGATGGCGCGCTCGTCATCGTCTCGCGCGACCTGAGCCGCGCGGTAGCCGCAAGCGACATCGCCGCCACCTTGCAGGATGCGCTCGATCGCTGGGACGAGGTGCAACCTGCGCTGGATGCCCGGTTCGAGGCGCTCGAAGCTGGGGCCGTGGGGGGCGTGCACGCCTTCGATCCGGCGGCCGCGCTGGCACCGCTGCCGCGCGCTTGGCAATGGCTCGACGGATCGGCGTTCGAAAGCCATGGCGACCTGATGCAGGCGGTGTTCGGTCTGGCACCCAATCCCAAGGGCCGCCCGCTAATGTATCAGGGCATGTCCGATACCTTTCTCGCGCCGACCCAGGATGCGGTCTTTCCAAGCGAAGCGGACGGGATCGATTTCGAGGGCGAATTCGGCGTCATCGTCGATGCCGTACCGTTGGGCGTCACCGCCGACGAGGCCGAACGCCATATCCGCCTCGTCGTGCAGATCAACGATTGGTCGCTGCGCGCGATCGCGCCGATCGAGATGAAGACCGGCTTCGGCTGGGTGCAGGCCAAGCCCGCCAGCAGCATGGCGCCGGTGGCGGTCACGCCCGACGAACTCGGCGCGGCCTGGCGCGACGGGCGGGTCGATCTGCCGCTGATCGTCGACTGGAACGAGACGCGGTTCGGCGCGGCGTCGGGCTATGCGATGGCCTATTCGCTGCCCGAGCTTGTCGCCCATGCGGCGCGGACGCGCGCTTTGTGCGCGGGCACCGTGATCGGCACGGGCACGGTCTCGAACGCGAACTTCCGCGAGGTGGGATCGTCCTGCATCGCCGAACGGCGCGGCATCGAGCTCCTGGACGAAGGCGCCGCGCGAACCCCGTTCATGCGCTTCGGCGATCGCGTCCGGATGGAAGCCCGCACGGCACAGGGTGGTCCGCTGTTCGGGGCGATCGATCAGGCGGTGGTTCCGGTAAAACCATGATCGCCGACCTGGCCGATCCGTCCGCCCACCGCTCTTAACCACGGAGACCAGCATGCCGACCATCCGACGTATCGTGACCGGCCACAATGCCGAGGGCCGGGCGATCATCCAGACCGATGCACCCCCGGAGCGGATCGAGAAGATCGGCCCGCAAGGCCCGATCTTCTACGAGATCTGGAACACTCGCGAGACGCCGGCGCGCATCGACGCGGCAAGCGGCGAGTTTCCCGAAGCAGGCCTGATCCTGCCGCCGCCGCCGGGCGGCACGCGCATCCGCGTACTCGACATCCCGCCCGAGACCGAGGATTTCAAGCACATCAGCGAGGCGGACGCGCGCGAACATTTCGCCGCGATCGGCATGGCGGACGCCTCCACCGCCGTCAAAGGCGCGCCTCACCCGTTCATGCACCGCACGCGCAGCGTCGATTACGGCATCGTGATCGAAGGCGAACTGGTCCTCATCGTGGACGAGGGCGAGACGATCTGCCGACCCGGCGACGTCGTGGTCCAGCGCGGCACCAATCACGCATGGT is a window of Sphingomonas sp. Leaf357 DNA encoding:
- a CDS encoding cupin domain-containing protein — encoded protein: MPTIRRIVTGHNAEGRAIIQTDAPPERIEKIGPQGPIFYEIWNTRETPARIDAASGEFPEAGLILPPPPGGTRIRVLDIPPETEDFKHISEADAREHFAAIGMADASTAVKGAPHPFMHRTRSVDYGIVIEGELVLIVDEGETICRPGDVVVQRGTNHAWSNRSGKTCRIAFVLIDGIFVDELA
- a CDS encoding NAD-dependent epimerase/dehydratase family protein: MTRPARRILVTGADGFIGARLVHALLADPRFAGAAIMLNDLRLSDGSEDPRLVRCEGDFGDSQTRARLIADRPDLVFHLAGLLGGAAEADYPAARRVNIDATLAFLEALRNEDAPPRVVFASSIAVFGPPLPDAIDDDTIPLPTMIYGAQKRMMEIAVEQFSARGWIDGLALRLPGIVARPGADARLKSSFLNTLFPRFAAGEAITLPVRAAGTTWLISVQACVAALLHAGTIDRDRLARRRAMTLPAQRVRFDDLVLALARRFPESGAHVDYAPDEAIELQFGSQPPLTTPLADALGFVHDGDIDVLVARAMESCA
- a CDS encoding fumarylacetoacetate hydrolase family protein, which produces MKLATIADGTRDGALVIVSRDLSRAVAASDIAATLQDALDRWDEVQPALDARFEALEAGAVGGVHAFDPAAALAPLPRAWQWLDGSAFESHGDLMQAVFGLAPNPKGRPLMYQGMSDTFLAPTQDAVFPSEADGIDFEGEFGVIVDAVPLGVTADEAERHIRLVVQINDWSLRAIAPIEMKTGFGWVQAKPASSMAPVAVTPDELGAAWRDGRVDLPLIVDWNETRFGAASGYAMAYSLPELVAHAARTRALCAGTVIGTGTVSNANFREVGSSCIAERRGIELLDEGAARTPFMRFGDRVRMEARTAQGGPLFGAIDQAVVPVKP